A part of Apodemus sylvaticus chromosome 19, mApoSyl1.1, whole genome shotgun sequence genomic DNA contains:
- the Atp6v1g2 gene encoding V-type proton ATPase subunit G 2 gives MASQTQGIQQLLQAEKRAAEKVADARKRKARRLKQAKEEAQMEVEQYRREREQEFQGKQQAAMGSQGNLSAEVEQATRRQVQGMQSSQQRNRERVLAQLLGMVCDVRPQVHPNYRITV, from the exons ATGGCCAGTCAGACCCAGGGTATCCAGCAGCTCCTCCAGGCTGAGAAGCGGGCAGCGGAGAAGGTGGCCGATGCCAGGAAGA GGAAGGCCCGGCGCCTGAAGCAGGCGAAGGAGGAGGCTCAGATGGAGGTGGAGCAATACCGCAGGGAGCGAGAGCAGGAGTTCCAGGGCAAGCAGCAGGCA GCCATGGGCTCTCAGGGGAACCTGTCTGCTGAAGTGGAGCAGGCCACCAGACGGCAGGTTCAGGGCATGCAGAGCTCCCAGCAGAGAAACCGGGAGCGTGTGCTGGCTCAGCTTCTCGGCATGGTCTGTGACGTCAGGCCCCAGGTCCACCCCAACTATCGGATTACTGTCTAG